A window of Gasterosteus aculeatus chromosome 9, fGasAcu3.hap1.1, whole genome shotgun sequence contains these coding sequences:
- the pcm1 gene encoding pericentriolar material 1 protein isoform X14 produces MATGGTPFDDGAEELHNWTVTNGSLEDRLNNLDWGVQQKKANRSSEKNKKKLSTSVVESRLTNDISPESTPGAGRRRARTPHSFPHIKYTTQMSVPDQAELEKLRQRINFTDLDERSIGSDSQGRATAANNQRQLAGENKKPYNFLPLHVNTNKSKALLPPSSSAPATPAITKETKKQSPGRRDMLTPVAPAKGTPRPGRGGPERGPLGHREYGRGEQRIDSSQVVSKLVQIREYISKASSMRDDLVEKNDVPANVERLSNLIDHLKEQERSYLRFLQKMLTREDDEDDVRTLDSAMGSGSLAESTSLNVEVRSSDASTATGSRPETVRADQKEELENLRKQHELLKKMLEQQEQLRALQGRQEALMAMQDSAEQTLAVIEDTVVTETTGSVSGLSITSELNDELNDLIQRFHNQLHDSQTKAVPDNRRQAESLSLSREVCWSRAPHAVGPPQHRPLLHSASGPHTGLDTGATAANVKLTKLQELQDKKQTMDKILRELHSLRDQTLNNNSCRGLSTRCSVSALDSPECASVLCSNAASASTPFHPSRTQHQNSSNSTDKLRKLKEVHKRLNELRELVQYYEQTSDMMVDAVNENVKEEDDEEEDEEDETEDGSMFEAMFDSEQENRQPVTNIRNPHHSGNWTDLNSLTNRHSVRSSATNNRDGRLNTQCEINNRSGANVRSLNIPSAIECQYNRDTSFNQVKDEDEDGLDNEEGAQAAAADSDASGSSRRSSLGNNGGFSQKVHRQTAKQKLRQLQELVAMVQSDDTDGTTANEDEALHQQPNNTRAPVLGALGADSKQNSRELALSSKAREKLYEEKLRQQKQELMQLHEERQRLIDIQGKIQDLQWACPDLQSSVSSTVSQQGLLRKVPVAVSTPAPVLASSSSGPQINSTGLKPTAPEPASPSVADNEQLWSEMRRHQICREELRQRRKHLESLMAEHQRRSGLGDSPRRADDPEGLATPSQPVSRDERTMATWGSTPCHLDDEDDDDDDDDEEYQSETGAEEEEEQDDCVESSSEDDIPIYASNRNQCSYSNRKNQGSNLKPPPAFSGESSGDQSHHNKTQAKQQQQQHQSRGLDHTATSQHGATRRQENLRWASELSFAEGSGQWPEQVSQLQKQLDFSTSMCQTLLQDQQTLSYMLQTLLTGQYSALPNNLSSPQVHLVMHQLNQCYTQLAWQQNNVQRLKQVLNDLLRQQQASSSAAAWQTQKHGSSQESGSGTSPSPGVFLPFSSTLHPSTNNMSTAALSQFPPGFNLYPLFPAAMGEFPQGAASQATPDHPKQLDPNMSIKTEYMSFPPPLQRSPLNTTTGRGPSDWLKASYTDNSVQHVRSKTEPQEPPSSSACASRHQRPQEFDRASQDSFSSMPDPVDPATITKTFKAGRKASAQANLASRSKAPTSKSRRRRSKGHNKSADGHESDSVSSTADFVLKRAAVPHQKDQNKSLLDKLTREKLDSKTKLGSKRNDISSAYAWRTPFLSNRIACTEAPDASSDFSLFEALRETIYSEVATLISQNESRPHFLIEVFHELQLLNTDYLRQRALYSLQDIVTRHLIEKSAAEDQLPPLGPAVWAAGSQSELTPSESLATSDAEVVEKNLRLTQGTTMMMMMMKKREDAESVGNDSSMSTSSNLEPFANDDLGGAAAYVHCPQIDTHQLDRQIKAIMTKVIPFLKENMDEVCSLQLLTSVRRMVLTLTQQNDESKEFVRFFHRQLGGMLQDSLSKFMGRTLKDCGEDLLVEISEILFNELAFFRLMQDLDNTNSIALAAKNKNKKSEQPSSSTHGPTEDTGVGGDKSTSPAYTDEDKDQDEAEQEDVLQEQTAMKNSRSSEASEVQEEDKPEEDGQGIPLAISLSKAETPSLTNYGSGEDENDEEEEMEFEAGPVDVQTSLQPVSADRPVEQEETTHGDAQETQGEKRSSDHGEFHQQVVSVCSTAEDRDVTQSPEEDRNVGAGAASDGSSHDQDVLKEPTTTSSPDTDSPVMINVDEIGSGNTSQKSDEEDFVKVEDLPLQLTVMCEEELQMRIVEEQQNNNLSVEILNGNTESLTGLVGDAEDLKEPDTVGAQNV; encoded by the exons ATGGCAACCGGAGGGACTCCTTTTGATGACGGCGCAGAAGAGCTGCACAACTGGACTGTAACCAATGGCAGCCTGGAGGACAGACTCAACAATCTG GATTGGGGTGTTCAGCAGAAGAAAGCCAACCGATCTTcagagaagaacaagaagaagctgTCCACTTCAGTGGTGGAGAGCCGCCTGACTAATGATATTTCGCCTGAGTCGACCCCCGGGGCCGGTCGCAGGAGAGCACGGACTCCTCATTCCTTTCCACACATCAAATACACTACCCAGATGTCTGTCCCCGACCAGGCCGAGCTGGAGAAGCTGCGTCAAAGAATCAATTTCACAGACTTGGATGAG AGGAGCATCGGCAGTGACTCCCAGGGCCGGGCCACTGCGGCCAACAACCAGCGGCAGTTGGCTGGAGAGAACAAAAAGCCCTACAACTTCCTACCCCTGCATGTGAACACTAACAAAAGCAAGGCgctgctccctccctcctcatctgCACCAGCGACACCTGCGATCACCAAGGAAACGAAGAAACAGAGCCCCGGACGCAGGGATATGCTAACCCCTGTTGCTCCTGCCAAGGGGACTCCGAGGCCCGGCCGCGGCGGCCCTGAGAGAGGACCTTTAGGACACAGAGAATATGGCAGAGGAGAACAGAGGATCGACAGCAGCCAG GTGGTGAGTAAACTGGTACAGATCCGCGAGTACATCAGTAAGGCCAGCTCTATGAGGGACGACCTGGTGGAGAAGAATGATGTGCCGGCCAACGTGGAACGTCTCTCCAATCTCATTGACCACCTCAAGGAGCAGGAGAGGTCCTATCTACGGTTCCTGCAGAAAATGCTG ACGCGGGAGGACGACGAGGATGATGTGAGGACCCTGGATTCTGCAATGGGCTCAGGTTCACTGGCTGAGAGCACTTCTCTCAACGTTGAGGTCCGTTCCTCCGATGCCTCGACTGCAACG GGCAGCAGACCAGAAACGGTGCGAGCTGACCAGAAGGAAGAGCTGGAGAATCTGCGTAAGCAGCACGAGCTGCTGAAGAAGAtgctggagcagcaggagcagctccGAGCGCTGCAGGGTCGACAGGAAGCACTAATGGCCATGCAGGACAGCGCGGAGCAGACGCTTGCTGTGATTGAAGACACTG ttGTCACAGAAACCACAGGCAGTGTTTCAGGCTTGAGCATCACATCCGAACTGAATGATGAGTTGAATGATTTGATCCAGCGGTTTCACAACCAGCTGCATGATTCTCAG ACCAAAGCGGTGCCAGACAACCGTCGCCAGGCAGAGAGCCTTTCCCTCTCTAGAGAAGTGTGCTGGTCTAGGGCTCCCCATGCTGTTGGTCCACCTCAACACCGGCCTCTCCTTCATTCTGCATCCGGGCCCCACACTGGCCTAGACACGGGGGCCACAGCTGCCAATGTCAAACTCACAAAGCTTCAGGAGCTCCAGGACAAAAAGCAAACCATGGACAAGATCCTGCGGGAGCTGCATTCCCTCAGAGACCAAACCCTTAACAACAACTCGT GTCGTGGCTTGTCAACACGGTGCAGTGTGAGTGCGCTAGATTCTCCTGAATGCGCATCTGTTCTCTGCTCTAATGCGGCATCAGCTTCCACTCCCTTTCATCCTTCACGCACTCAACACCAGAACAGCTCCAATTCCACGGACAAGCTCAG AAAGCTGAAAGAGGTCCACAAGCGTTTGAATGAGCTACGGGAATTGGTTCAGTACTACGAGCAGACCTCCGATATGATGGTGGATGCGGTCAATGAGAATGTGAAagaggaggatgacgaggaagaggatgaggaagatgagACTGAGGACGGTTCCATGTTTGAGGCCATGTTTGACTCTGAGCAGGAGAACCGCCAGCCTGTAACCAACATccg AAACCCACATCACAGTGGGAACTGGACCGATTTGAACAGCCTGACTAACCGGCACAGTGTGAGGAGCAGCGCCACTAACAACCGTGATGGGAGACTCAACACGCAGTGTGAAATCAACAACCGGTCTGGAGCCAACGTCCGCAGCCTCAACATCCCCTCAGCCATAG AGTGCCAGTACAACCGGGACACGTCCTTTAATCAGGTGaaagatgaggatgaagacgGCCTGGATAACGAGGAAGGGGCACAGGCCGCGGCTGCAGACAGTGACGCATCCGGATCCAGCCGAAGGAGCAGTCTGGGAAACAACGGCGGCTTTTCCCAGAAGGTTCACCGGCAAACAGCGAAGCAGAAACTCCGGCAGCTCCAGGAGCTGGTGGCCATGGTTCAG AGTGACGACACTGATGGCACGACAGCCAATGAGGACGAAGCTCTACACCAACAGCCGAATAATACCAGAGCTCCTGTGCTGGGGGCGTTGGGGGCCGACTCCAAACAGAATTCCAGAGAACTCGCACTCTCCAGCAAGGCCAG GGAGAAGTTGTATGAGGAGAAGCTGCGTCAGCAGAAGCAGGAGCTCATGCAGCTCCACGAGGAGCGCCAGAGGCTCATTGACATCCAGGGCAAGATTCAGGATCTGCAGTGGGCTTGCCCTGACCTCCAG TCATCCGTGTCCAGCACAGTGAGTCAGCAGGGCTTGCTGAGAAAGGTTCCGGTTGCAGTTTCCACTCCGGCTCCTGTCCtggcctcctcgtcctctggACCCCAAATTAACTCCACTGGGTTGAAGCCCACTGCTCCAGAACCAGCTTCTCCTTCCGTCGCTGACAACGAG CAGCTGTGGTCGGAGATGCGTCGCCACCAGATCTGTCGGGAAGAACTGCGTCAGCGCAGAAAGCACCTCGAGTCCCTGATGGCTGAACACCAGAGGCGTAGTGGTCTCGGTGACTCTCCGAGGCGGGCTGATGACCCAGAAGGCCTTGCTACACCCTCACAGCCAGTCAGTAGGGATGAAAG GACAATGGCTACCTGGGGTTCCACTCCCTGCCACCTTGACGATGaagatgacgacgacgacgatgatgatgaggaaTACCAATCAGAGActggtgcagaggaggaagaggagcaggatgaCTGTGTAGAAAGCAGCTCTGAGGACGACATTCCCATCTACGCCTCAAACAGGAACCAGTGCTCCTACAGTAACAGGAAGAATCAAGGAAG CAACCTGAAGCCTCCACCAGCCTTCTCCGGTGAAAGCAGCGGGGATCAATCTCATCATAACAAAACTCAggccaagcagcagcagcagcagcatcagtcCAGAGGTTTGGACCACACCGCGACGAGCCAGCACGGAGCGACACGGCGACAAGAGAACCTGCGCTGGGCCTCCGAGCTCTCCTTCGCCGAGGGCTCCGGTCAGTGGCCGGAACAGGTCAGCCAGCTGCAGAAACAGCTGGACTTCAGCACCAGCATGTGTCAGACACTCCTGCAGGACCAGCAG ACACTCTCTTATATGTTGCAAACCCTGCTGACCGGTCAGTACAGTGCGTTACCCAAcaacctgtcatcaccacaggTCCACCTGGTCATGCACCAGCTCAACCAGTGTTACACCCAGCTGGCTTGGCAGCAAAACAACGTACAaag ACTCAAACAGGTCCTCAATGACCTCCTTCGCCAGCAGCAGGCTTCCTCTTCAGCGGCTGCGTGGCAGACACAGAAGCACGGCTCATCCCAGGAATCCGGATCCGGCACCTCACCCTCCCCTGGTGTTttcctccccttctcttctACCCTGCATCCCTCAACCAACaacatgtcaactgctgccttaTCCCAATTCCCTCCTG GCTTTAATTTATATCCACTCTTTCCTGCTGCTATGGGCGAGTTCCCTCAGGGTGCAGCAAGTCAGGCAACCCCCGACCACCCGAAGCAGTTGGACCCCAACATGTCTATTAAAACCGAGTACATGAGTTTCCCTCCTCCACTGCAACGCTCTCCACTTAACACCACCACAGGCCGAGG GCCATCTGACTGGCTTAAAGCCTCCTATACCGACAACTCCGTCCAGCATGTCCGTTCCAAAACGGAGCCCCAGgagcctccctcttcctccgctTGCGCCAGCCGCCACCAGAGACCTCAAGAATTTGACAGGGCATCGCAGGACAGCTTCAGCAGCATGCCCGATCCTGTTGATCCCGCCACCATCACAAAGACCTTCAAGGCCGGGCGCAAGGCCTCCGCACAAGCCAACCTGGCCTCACGAAGCAAGGCACCCACCTCCAAGAGTCGGCGCAGGAGGAGCAAAGGGCACAACAAGAGCGCCGACG GCCATGAGAGCGACAGTGTTAGCAGCACTGCAGACTTTGTCCTGAAGAGGGCAGCCGTGCCTCATCAGAAGGACCAGAACAAGAGTCTGTTGGACAAGCTGACTCGAGAGAAACTTGACAGCAAAACTAAGCTCGGAAGCAAACGGAACGACATCTCTTCTG CATATGCTTGGAGAACACCCTTCCTCTCTAACAGAATTGCATGCACAGAAGCACCAG ATGCGAGCAGCGACTTCTCACTGTTCGAGGCACTGAGGGAGACCATCTACTCTGAGGTGGCTACTTTGATATCCCAGAATGAGTCCCGCCCCCACTTTCTAATTGAGGTCTTCCATGAGCTGCAATTGCTCAACACGGACTACTTGCGGCAAAGGGCACTGTATTCCCTGCAG GATATAGTGACCAGACACCTGATAGAGAAGAGTGCGGCTGAGGACCAGTTGCCCCCCCTCGGCCCTGCGGTTTGGGCTGCTGGCTCCCAGTCTGAGCTCACTCCCAGCGAGAGTTTGGCAACCAGTGATGCA GAAGTCGTGGAGAAAAACCTGAGACTCACACAGGgcacgacgatgatgatgatgatgatgaagaagagggaggatgCAGAATCTGTGGGAAACGACAGCAGCATGTCAACCTCCTCCAACCTGGAGCCGTTTGCAAACGATGACCTGG gagGTGCCGCTGCTTATGTGCACTGTCCTCAGATTGACACCCATCAGTTGGACCGCCAGATTAAAGCCATAATGACCAAAGTCATTCCTTTCCTGAAG GAGAACATGGATGAGGTGTGCTCCCTCCAGCTGTTGACCTCTGTGCGGCGCATGGTGCTCACTCTCACCCAACAGAATGACGAAAGCAAGGAGTTTGTGCGCTTTTTCCACCGACAGTTGGGAGGCATGCTGCAG GACTCTCTTAGTAAATTCATGGGCCGTACTCTGAAGGACTGCGGGGAGGATCTTCTGGTGGAGATCTCCGAGATCCTCTTCAATGAACTCGCCTTCTTCAGGCTCATGCAAGATTTGGACAACACAAACAGCATCGCCTTGGcagccaaaaacaaaaataagaagtCTGAGCAGCCCAGTAGCTCGACACACGGTCCTAcg GAAGATACAGGAGTGGGTGGTGATAAATCCACTTCTCCAGCCTACACAGATGAAGACAAG gaCCAAGATGAAGCTGAGCAGGAAGATGTTCTCCAGGAGCAAACCGCGATGAAGAACAGCAGGAGCAGTGAAGCTTCAGAGGTGCAGGAGGAAGACAAGCCTGAAGAAGATGGACAGGGAATCCCTCTGGCAATCA GTCTGTCTAAAGCCGAGACTCCGTCCCTGACAAACTACGGCAGTGGAGAAGATGagaatgatgaggaggaggaaatggagtTTGAAGCTGGACCTGTTGATGTCCAAACATCCTTGCAGCCGGTTTCTGCTGATAGACCGGTGGAGCAGGAG GAGACGACACACGGCGACGCCCAGGAGACCCAAGGCGAAAAGAGGAGCTCAGATCATGGCG AATTCCACCAGCAAGTTGTGAGCGTGTGCTCCACAGCAGAAGACCGCGATGTGACGCAGAGCCCGGAAGAGGACCGGAACGTGGGGGCAGGTGCTGCCTCAGACGGAAGCTCCCATGATCAGGACGTCCTGAAGGAGCcgaccaccaccagcagcccgGACACAGACTCCCCCGTCATGATCAATGTAGAT GAGATTGGCTCAGGTAACACTAGCCAGAAATCTGACGAGGAAGACTTTGTGAAGGTGGAAGATTTGCCATTGCAGCTAACAGTcatgtgtgag GAGGAACTACAGATGAGAAtagtggaggagcagcagaacaacAACCTGTCTGTAGAGATCCTCAATGGAAACACTGAATCGCTGACCGGGCTGGTGGGAGATGCAGAGGACCTGAAGGAACCAG acaCTGTTGGTGCACAGAACgtataa